CGTCGAGGAGACGGCCGTCAACTCGCGGTGGTCCGGACGCGAGGTCAACGTCTCCCCCGACATCGACCCGACCGTGCCGCCGGAGAGGCGGGCCGCCCACGTCAGCGTCGGCGACGTCGTCTACTGGCGCGACTGGGCGCTCCCGTCCGACGACGCGCCCGAGGCCATCGGCGTCTACTACGGCCCGGAGACCGCACGCGGGCCGCAGGGGCCGCTGTCGGTCACGCCGTTCGGGCACGTCCCGCCGGCCCACTGGGGGACGCTGGAGGCGGTCGGCGAACGCATCTGGCGGGAGGGCGGCGAGGCGCTGACCCTCCGGTCCGACGGAACGTAGCGGCGCGGTGAAAAGCGGGTTTCGACGGGCGTTTCGCCGGGCCAACCGCGAGTTCGTTCCTTCTGTCGCCCCGCCTACGAGCGGCGGGCCTCGGTCGCGTCCCAGTCTATCTCGCCGTCGTCGGTGACGACGACGCCGTACTCCTCGCGAGCCACGTCCCGGGAGACGTAGCCGTCGACCACGTCCTCGCGGACGGCCCCGGGGTCGCGGTCCGTCGGGTCGCCGACCCCGCCGCCGCCGCCGGTGCGCACCGAGAGCGTCTCGCCGGGTTCGAAGTCGCCGCGCATCATCCCGGCGTACCGCTTGCCGTCGTCCGCGTCGTAGAGGTAGTCGTTGTCGACGAGGACCGAGATGCGCTCCTCGTCCGGGTCGTCGGCGTCGACGACGACGACGTTGCGGGCCCCGGGGCCGCCGCCCTCGTGACCCCAGCCAGGGGAGCGCGAGCGCTGCAGGATCGACAGCGCGCCGGTCGGTTCGGTGAACTCGTAGTCGCGGCGGGTGCCGAGGCCGCCGCGGTGGGTCCCCGTCCCGCCGGAGTCCTCGCGGAGTTCGAGGCGCTGGAGCCTGACGGGGGCCTTGTTCTCAAAGACCTCGACCGGGACGTTCCGCACCATCGTCTCGGAGATGTGCATCAGGGCGTTCTCGCCGTCCTGGGTCCGCGTCGCGCCCCAGCCGACGGCGTCGTTGTTCGCCTCGACGAACATCTCGCCGGTGTCGGGGTGCTCGCCGTAGATCTGAACGCCGACCGGTTCGCCGCCGGACGCGGCCGGCACGCGGTCGGGCATCGCCTTCGCCAGCGCCTTGTAGATGACGTCGATGCCGGTGATGGCCGTCCAGACGGTGAACGTGGGGGCGGGGTACTGGGCGTTGAAGACGTTCCCCTCGGGGGCGATGACCTCCAGCGGCCGGTACTGCCCGCCGTTGGAGTCCTCCTCGGGCGTGGTGACCGTCTTGAAGCAGAGCTTGCAGATCGTCTCGGTCATCCCGCGCGGGATGTTCAGCGGCTCCTCGACCTCGTCGGCCGACCCCGAGAGGTCGACCGTGAACTCGTCGCCGTCGATGGTGACGTCGGCCTGGACCCGGATGCCGTCGTCCGGGTCGCGGCCGACGCCGTCGGCGTAGTCGACGCCCGTCCAGGTGCCGTCCGGGAGGTCGGCGACGGCCTCGCGGGCCGTCTCCTCGCCGTGGTCGATCACGGTGTCTATCGCCTCCTCGACGGCCCCCTCGCCGTACTTCCCGTACAGTTCGCGCAGGCGCTTGTTGCCGGTCTGGAGCGACGAGACCTGCGCGTGGAGGTCGCCGACGACCTTGTCGGGGATGCGGGAGTTGAAGCGGATGATGTCGAGTATCTCCTCGTCGGGGTCGCCGCCCTTGTACACCTTCGTCCCGGGGAAGATGACGCCCTCCTGGTGCATGTCCGTCGAGTCGAGCACGTAGCCGGGGTCTTTCGCGCCCAGGTCCAGCCAGTGCGCGCGGCAGGTGGTGTACCCCACGATCTCGTCCTCGTAGAACACGGGGGACATCAGGCACATGTCGAGGACGTGCGTGCCGCTCCAGTACGGGTAGTTGAGCATGAGGACGTCGCCCGGGTCGAGGTTCTCCTTCCCGACGTAGTCGACCGCCTTCTCGATCGCGCCGTCGTTCGCGCCGAGGAACAGCGCCAGCCCCGGCGAGTCGGCGATGAGGTTGAGGTCGGCGTCGTACATCGAGATCCCGAAATCGAGGATCTCGTAGACGACGGTGTTGTACGCCGTCCGGACGAGGGTGCGTTGCATCTCGGCCGCCGCCGAGGTGAGGTAGTTGCGGATCACTTCGATCGTCGCTGCGTCGAGGTCCGACGACGCCTGTGTGGTGTCGGGTGTCATGGATAGTCGGTCAGCAGCCCACGTCGTCACGCCCGCGGCTGACGCGACGCGCCGGCTGGTGATCCTTGGCAGATACTCGCACTCGCGGATAATCAAATCACTGGTAGTGGCTACTCGTCGGGATACCTCGGGTCCGTACGGGTCGGCCAGTACGTAGAGCGTGAAGAATCGGTCGGCGGGGGCGGTGGATACCGGTCCCGCTCCGGTCGGTCAGTCGTCGACGCCGATGTCGGCCCGCATCCGCTCGCGCTCGGCCTCGTCGGCGTACTCGTCCACCTCCGCCGCCCGCTCGCCGGGGTAGAGCAGGCACTTGACCTGGTGGCCGTCCTCGCGCTCGGTGAGACACGGTTCGACGGCCGAGCAGGCGTCGAACGACTTGTGGCACCG
The Halostella litorea DNA segment above includes these coding regions:
- a CDS encoding DUF3830 family protein → MVTPPPDDAPRLVLTVAGGERVPVILREERAPRTCEAVRQVLPVEETAVNSRWSGREVNVSPDIDPTVPPERRAAHVSVGDVVYWRDWALPSDDAPEAIGVYYGPETARGPQGPLSVTPFGHVPPAHWGTLEAVGERIWREGGEALTLRSDGT
- a CDS encoding hydantoinase B/oxoprolinase family protein, encoding MTPDTTQASSDLDAATIEVIRNYLTSAAAEMQRTLVRTAYNTVVYEILDFGISMYDADLNLIADSPGLALFLGANDGAIEKAVDYVGKENLDPGDVLMLNYPYWSGTHVLDMCLMSPVFYEDEIVGYTTCRAHWLDLGAKDPGYVLDSTDMHQEGVIFPGTKVYKGGDPDEEILDIIRFNSRIPDKVVGDLHAQVSSLQTGNKRLRELYGKYGEGAVEEAIDTVIDHGEETAREAVADLPDGTWTGVDYADGVGRDPDDGIRVQADVTIDGDEFTVDLSGSADEVEEPLNIPRGMTETICKLCFKTVTTPEEDSNGGQYRPLEVIAPEGNVFNAQYPAPTFTVWTAITGIDVIYKALAKAMPDRVPAASGGEPVGVQIYGEHPDTGEMFVEANNDAVGWGATRTQDGENALMHISETMVRNVPVEVFENKAPVRLQRLELREDSGGTGTHRGGLGTRRDYEFTEPTGALSILQRSRSPGWGHEGGGPGARNVVVVDADDPDEERISVLVDNDYLYDADDGKRYAGMMRGDFEPGETLSVRTGGGGGVGDPTDRDPGAVREDVVDGYVSRDVAREEYGVVVTDDGEIDWDATEARRS